The Lusitaniella coriacea LEGE 07157 DNA segment GTCTGTGACCTGTTTGTTTTGAGTGTTAATTCAGGGCAATGGAGCGGGAACACTATCAGTAATAGCGGTTAAGCTCGCTGTAGTTAAACCAATAGGGGCAAATTTTTTTTCGATCTTATCGAGATGTATCTCGCGCGATCGCGAATTTGCTACGGACGCTTTACTATCCTTACAACCCTTCCAAGCGATGTCGTACTTTTTGTGGCTTCTACCAACTATTTTTTGGATCTGGGCAATCATAGATTGTATCTCTAACGATCCGGAGCGCAACACTTGGATTTGGCTGCTCATTTTCCTGCATTTTCCCGGAGCAGTTATCTATTTTATTGTCCGTCGTTTACCGAACCTCAACCTTCCCGTTCCCAACTATTTCCGCCGTTGGACGCGCCGCCAAGAACTCTGGAATGCTGAAGCCGCAGCAATTAATATTGGTAAAGCCCATCAGTTCGTTTTACTGGGCAATTTGCTTTACGATCTCGATCGATTGGAACGGGCGGAAAATGCTTACGAAACGGCGCTGGAGAAGGAACCCGATAACGATCAAGCGCTTTGGGGAGCGGCGCAAGTTGCCTTTAAGCACAAGAATTTTAAGCAAGGGAAAACTTATCTCGAAAGGCTGCTGAAAATCGATCGCGAATACAAACAAGGCGATGCTTCTCTCCTTTATATTAAAACCCTCCTGGAACTTCAAGAAACCGACGCAGCACAAACCCAACTCGAAGAACATCTCAAATATTGGCGCAAATCAGAAGCGTATTTCCTCCTAGCTGAAATTCTTGCGGAAAAAGGCAAGAAAGAGGAGGCACGCGAC contains these protein-coding regions:
- a CDS encoding tetratricopeptide repeat protein, with amino-acid sequence MSYFLWLLPTIFWIWAIIDCISNDPERNTWIWLLIFLHFPGAVIYFIVRRLPNLNLPVPNYFRRWTRRQELWNAEAAAINIGKAHQFVLLGNLLYDLDRLERAENAYETALEKEPDNDQALWGAAQVAFKHKNFKQGKTYLERLLKIDREYKQGDASLLYIKTLLELQETDAAQTQLEEHLKYWRKSEAYFLLAEILAEKGKKEEARDHLETMLRNLQGSPSYYYRKHQHLVRKGRKLLKTLAV